One genomic window of Salvia miltiorrhiza cultivar Shanhuang (shh) chromosome 4, IMPLAD_Smil_shh, whole genome shotgun sequence includes the following:
- the LOC131021821 gene encoding uncharacterized protein LOC131021821: MDSQTVSSSFSLELRIVRARNVFVKTCRQVFVRCYISTASNKRIRIDSQEISSDSNMTWNQTFSLNCSGTPETMRSLKQGTIVFELRSRSAATLISRMSGSKLVARAEMPWKDVVGVPVHEKWVVMTAKNSYVYNDEVKPPGIQIATKVEEIAELKTTKAYNCGCMDCGCNYCVDYDFFALGAAL, translated from the coding sequence atggaTTCTCAAACTGTCTCTTCCTCTTTCAGTCTTGAGCTGAGAATAGTAAGGGCAAGAAACGTTTTTGTGAAAACATGTAGACAAGTTTTTGTGAGATGCTATATCTCTACAGCAAGCAACAAAAGAATAAGAATAGACAGCCAAGAAATCTCATCAGATTCCAACATGACTTGGAATCAAACATTTTCACTAAACTGCTCTGGCACTCCCGAAACCATGAGATCCCTCAAGCAAGGAACCATTGTTTTCGAGCTCCGGAGCAGAAGTGCAGCGACTTTGATATCAAGAATGAGTGGCTCAAAACTGGTGGCAAGGGCTGAGATGCCATGGAAAGATGTCGTTGGCGTGCCGGTCCACGAGAAGTGGGTCGTCATGACTGCAAAAAACAGCTACGTGTATAATGATGAAGTGAAGCCCCCGGGTATACAGATAGCCACCAAAGTTGAAGAAATTGCAGAGCTGAAGACAACAAAGGCGTATAATTGCGGTTGCATGGATTGTGGATGCAATTATTGCGTAGATTATGATTTCTTTGCATTAGGAGCTGCTCTATAG
- the LOC131021822 gene encoding uncharacterized protein LOC131021822, producing the protein MSDNRTWMYARYNDRTAFETGLEFFLEWAFNQTAYTDGQGNIRCPCKKCKNQAYLDVPTVREHVSRRGFVLNYKVWVCHGEAPLSMPREHAIMNEDDGLYNNYERMVHDHAGPSNYQDPPNLEQPPNNDAQQIYNMLDAADTPLYAGCDTYTQLSWMTQFMSIKTESHMSERTYNQMSSMMKAALPEGNNCPEDFYSTKRNLRGLGLPVEKIDCCVNNCMLYWGETSELHSCMFCDQSRYKDSLRASGSRRKKQVPAKQMHYFPLTPRLQRLFASPATAEHMRWHATSTDDGIMRHPADSPAWKHLNSVFPGFADEIRNVRLGLSTDGFAPFAQSGRQYSSWPVIVTPYNLPPWLCMKEQFMFLTVLVPGPSNPKMKLDVFLQPLIHELKSLWEVGVNTYDISLKQNFQMRAALIWTISDFPAYAMLSGWGTAGKLACPHCMENTEAFTLPMSGKQSWFDNHRKFLPPNHVFRRNKTSFLRNKTCNVGPPEQRSGIQILNQIEGLGFVKVTEDFDGRNAQLAKYQDVGWKKKSIFWDLPYWRHLLIRHNLDVMHIEKNVFDNVFNTVLNVKGKTKDTEKSREELNTFCKRKELKKVDGTRGYPKACYTLDREEKKILLQWIKSLKFPDGYVSNISRCVDMNALKMHNMKSHDCHVFMQILLPVAFKELLPKNVWEAITELSFFFRELTSRNVAIYDMRILSEKIAVTLCKLERIFPPSLFDSMEHLPVHLADEARLAGPVQYRWMYPFERYLRTLKNHIKNKAKVEASIANAYLLAEMSTFSSFYFEDQISTKWTTLPRNIEMPVAENDDPLCLAIFKPIGRSLGRGTKRYMDEREWLAAHMYILSNCAEVAETYSKIFEEEKRYANPYMTDAEFEVAFHNEFIVWFNHYVRDDKFMLNIHLLTLKLASKLK; encoded by the exons atgagtgataatcgtacgtggatgtacgcgagatacaatgatcgtaccgcatttgaaacggggcttgagtttttccttgagtgggcgttcaatcaaacggcgtacacagatggacaaggtaacattaggtgcccgtgtaagaagtgcaagaatcaagcgtatttagatgtacctacggtcagagaacatgttagtaggcgtggatttgtcctgaattacaaagtttgggtttgtcacggggaagcaccgctgtctatgccgagagaacatgctataatgaatgaggatgatggattatacaataactacgaaaggatggtgcatgatcatgctggacctagtaattatcaagatcctccaaatctggagcagccgcccaataatgacgctcaacagatttataacatgttggatgcagcggatactccattgtacgcaggatgtgacacgtacacacaattaagttggatgactcaattcatgagcataaagactgaaagccacatgtcagagaggacttacaatcagatgtcttcgatgatgaaagctgctttaccagagggtaacaactgtccagaagacttctatagtacgaaaagaaatctacgtggtttgggtttgccagtagagaagatcgattgctgtgttaataactgcatgttgtattggggggaaactagtgagctacatagttgtatgttctgtgaccaatcacgatataaggacagcttgcgtgcatctgggagtcgcagaaagaaacaagtgcccgccaaacagatgcactattttcccttgacgccccgattgcagagattgtttgcatctcctgcaactgctgaacatatgcggtggcatgcgacctccacagacgatgggataatgcgccacccggccgactctccggcatggaaacatttgaattcagtctttcctggattcgccgatgagatcagaaatgtgagattgggcctctctacagatggttttgccccatttgcacaatcagggcgtcaatattcttcttggccagttattgtcacgccgtataacctgcctccgtggttgtgcatgaaagaacaattcatgttcctcacagtcctcgtgcctggcccatcaaacccaaagatgaagttggacgtattcttacagccattgatacacgagttaaaatctctgtgggaggttggtgtgaacacttacgacatatcgttgaagcaaaatttccagatgcgagcagctctgatatggactatcagtgattttccagcgtacgctatgttgtctgggtggggtacagctgggaaattggcatgtccacattgcatggagaatacagaagcattcactttgccgatgagtggaaaacaatcgtggtttgataatcatcggaagttcttacctcctaaccatgtgtttaggagaaacaaaacttcattcttaaggaataagacatgcaatgttggtccaccagaacaaagatcaggaatacaaatcttgaatcaaatcgaggggttaggcttcgtgaaggttaccgaagacttcgatggcaggaacgctcaactcgccaaatatcaagatgtagggtggaaaaagaaaagcatattttgggatctaccctattggagacatcttttgattcgacataatctggatgtcatgcacattgagaaaaatgtgtttgataacgtgtttaatactgtcctgaatgtgaaggggaagacaaaagatacagaaaaatctagagaagaattgaacaccttctgcaagcggaaagagttgaagaaagtggatggaactcgagggtatccgaaagcatgttatacgcttgacagagaagagaagaagatcttacttcaatggatcaagagtcttaagtttcccgatgggtacgtgtcaaatattagtagatgcgttgacatgaacgccctgaagatgcacaacatgaaaagtcacgactgtcacgtgttcatgcaaatccttctgcctgttgcatttaaagaacttcttcctaagaatgtttgggaggcaattacagagttaagtttcttcttcagagaattaacatcccgcaacgtggccatatatgacatgagaatactgagtgagaagatagctgttactctttgcaaacttgagcgtatcttccctcctagtttatttgattcaatggagcacctaccagttcatttggcagatgaggcacgattggctggtccagtgcaatatcggtggatgtatccttttgaaagatatttgaggacattaaaaaatcatataaaaaacaaagccaaggttgaggcgtccatcgccaatgcatacttacttgcagaaatgtcaaccttctcttcgttttactttgaagatcaaatatctacaaagtggacaactttgcctcgcaatattgagatgcccgttgctgaaaatgatgatcctctttgtctcgccatattcaaacctattgggcgttcacttggccgagggacgaagagatacatggatgagcgcgaatggcttgctgcacacatgtatattttgagcaattgtgcagaggttgcagagacatatagcaa gatcttcgaggaggaaaaacgatatgcaaatccttacatgactgatgcagagtttgaagtcgcgtttcacaacgagtttattgtgtggtttaaccattacgtaagagacgataaatttatgttaaatatacatttacttactctaaaattggctagcaaacttaaatga
- the LOC131023471 gene encoding uncharacterized protein LOC131023471 — protein sequence MTPDFWTGLQDYWQRPEVEAVSDRARANRMSEPDGEGTGISRHVGGSQSTRILQQYMSLDPGTPQDAPNYATFLRLHTYTDGSYTSERDARIDAEVHRLAAATGRQERLDEVYLEVVQIDRSRIYGVESAGQSQASRGSIRSTGSSAVSQ from the exons atgactcccgatttttGGACTGGACTCCAGGATTACTGGCAGCGtcccgaggttgaggctgtttcagatcgagcacgtgccaaccggatgtccgagcccgatggggagggtacagggatcagtaggcacgtgggcgggtcccagtcgactcgtatcctgcagcagtatatg agcttggatcctggtactccccaggatgcaccgaactatgccaccttcctccgcctccacacgtacaccgacggaagttatacgtcggagagagatgctagaattgac gccgaggttcatcgactggccgctgccacaggacgacaggagcggctagacgaggtgtatttggaggtggtgcaaattgataggtcacggatctacggcgtcgagagtgccgggcagagtcaggctagtagggggtctatccgcagcacgggcagttctgcggtgtctcagtag
- the LOC131023472 gene encoding uncharacterized protein LOC131023472, which yields MDSQTVSSSFSLELRIVKARNVFVKACREVFVRCYISTASNKRIRLDSQEISSDSNMTWNQTFSLNCSGTPETMRSLKQGTIVFELRSRSAATLISRMSGSKLVARAEMPWKDVVGVPVHDKWIVMTAKNSYVYNDEVKPPGIQIATKVEEIAELKRSKPYNCGCMDCGCNYCVDYEFFALGAALA from the coding sequence atggaTTCTCAAACTGTCTCTTCCTCTTTCAGTCTTGAGCTGAGAATAGTAAAGGCAAGAAACGTTTTTGTGAAAGCATGTAGAGAAGTTTTTGTGAGATGCTATATCTCTACAGCAAGCAACAAAAGAATAAGATTAGATAGCCAAGAAATCTCATCAGATTCCAACATGACTTGGAATCAAACATTTTCACTAAACTGCTCTGGCACTCCCGAAACCATGAGATCCCTCAAGCAAGGAACCATTGTTTTCGAGCTCCGGAGCAGAAGTGCGGCGACTTTGATATCAAGAATGAGTGGCTCAAAACTGGTGGCAAGGGCTGAGATGCCATGGAAAGATGTCGTTGGCGTGCCGGTCCACGACAAGTGGATCGTCATGACTGCAAAAAACAGCTACGTGTATAATGATGAAGTGAAGCCCCCGGGTATACAGATAGCCACCAAAGTTGAAGAAATTGCAGAGCTGAAGAGATCAAAGCCGTATAATTGCGGTTGCATGGATTGTGGATGCAATTATTGTGTAGATTATGAATTTTTTGCATTAGGAGCTGCTTTAGCATAG
- the LOC131021824 gene encoding annexin D2-like has protein sequence MSFCYLFPIITPTTCSYFQLYKFRHFVSPTAISSSSSSVRERERERKSAMATLKVPVNVPAPEEDAEQLRKAFVGLGTDEETIVKILAHRNAAQRRLIHEAYAAAYGEDLLKGLEKELSGDFLRALVVWTVDPAERDARLANEATKMLTASNFVLMEIGCTRPSYHLFKVRETYHLLYKKSLEEDVAHHTSGDFRKLLVPLVSAFRYEGDETNMTLAKSEAKILHEKISGKTYGDEEIIRILTTRSKAQLNATLNHYNDQFGNAITKDLKSDPNDEYLRFLRATIKCLTCPERYFEKVLRLAIKGTGTDENALTRVVVTQAEVNLQRIKEEYLKRNSIPLEQAIAGDTSGDYKKVLVALVGKEEA, from the exons ATGAGCTTTTGCTATCTTTTTCCCATAATAACGCCAACTACATGCTCTTACTTTCAGCTTTATAAATTTCGCCATTTCGTCTCACCTACTGcaatatcttcttcttcttcttctgttagagagagagagagagagagaaagagcgcAATGGCAACTCTCAAAGTACCCGTAAATGTTCCCGCTCCGGAAGAGGATGCTGAGCAGCTCAGAAAAGCTTTTGTTG GATTGGGGACAGACGAGGAGACGATAGTGAAGATTCTAGCGCACAGGAATGCAGCACAGAGAAGGTTGATTCACGAAGCATATGCTGCAGCTTATGGAGAAGATCTTCTTAAAGGCTTGGAGAAGGAACTTTCTGGTGATTTTCTG CGCGCACTAGTTGTGTGGACAGTGGATCCAGCTGAACGAGATGCACGACTAGCTAACGAGGCTACGAAAATGCTTACTGCAAGCAATTTCGTGCTCATGGAAATTGGTTGCACCAGGCCTTCATATCATCTGTTTAAAGTCAGGGAGACATATCATCTCCTTTACAAGAAATCTCTCGAAGAAGATGTTGCACATCACACTAGTGGCGATTTCCGGAAA CTTCTGGTTCCTCTTGTGAGTGCCTTTCGATATGAGGGAGATGAGACGAACATGACATTGGCAAAATCGGAGGCTAAGATACTACACGAGAAGATATCTGGAAAGACATACGGTGATGAGGAGATAATACGGATTCTGACAACAAGGAGCAAAGCACAGCTCAATGCAACACTTAACCACTACAATGATCAGTTTGGAAATGCTATCACTAAG GATTTGAAATCTGACCCTAATGATGAGTACTTGAGGTTCCTCAGAGCAACGATCAAATGTTTGACCTGTCCCGAGAGATACTTTGAGAAAGTACTCCGCCTTGCTATAAAGGGGACTGGCACGGACGAGAATGCTCTAACTCGCGTTGTGGTTACTCAAGCTGAGGTTAACCTGCAGCGGATCAAAGAAGAATACCTTAAACGTAACAGCATTCCCCTGGAACAGGCGATAGCTGGAGACACCTCTGGAGACTACAAGAAAGTCTTGGTCGCGTTGGTTGGAAAAGAGGAAGCTTGA